The Streptomyces sp. HSG2 genome has a segment encoding these proteins:
- a CDS encoding acyl carrier protein yields the protein MNQSQFDRLVERTCSVTVTDRDTPLALLGVDSLRTVALLMAVEDEFEVELDPRVLADPAQATPEGLWRAVQERVAAGTGR from the coding sequence ATGAACCAGTCACAGTTTGACCGCCTCGTGGAGCGGACCTGCTCCGTCACGGTGACCGATCGCGACACCCCCCTCGCGCTGCTGGGCGTGGACTCGCTGAGGACCGTCGCCCTCCTGATGGCGGTCGAGGACGAGTTCGAGGTGGAACTGGACCCGCGCGTGCTGGCGGACCCCGCCCAGGCCACGCCGGAGGGTCTGTGGCGCGCGGTCCAGGAGCGCGTGGCCGCGGGGACGGGGCGCTGA
- the fabZ gene encoding 3-hydroxyacyl-ACP dehydratase FabZ codes for MTVVASAPGGPAREAPKARTRDYSCDDIKRMLPHRWPMLMIDRAYDVVPGVSGRGVKSVSVNEPYFAGHYPDHAVMPGVMIVEAMAQLVAVVYVAEIIESAGSDTDSSDVSRNVGYLGSISRMRFSRLVVPGDRLTLEATLGERLGGLRRVTVRASVDRETAASGSLVVTTGRG; via the coding sequence GTGACGGTCGTCGCCTCCGCGCCGGGCGGACCCGCGCGCGAGGCGCCGAAAGCGAGGACGCGCGACTACTCCTGCGACGACATCAAGCGGATGCTGCCGCACCGCTGGCCGATGTTGATGATCGACCGCGCCTACGACGTGGTCCCCGGGGTGTCCGGCCGAGGGGTCAAGAGCGTCTCGGTGAACGAGCCGTACTTCGCGGGGCACTACCCGGACCACGCGGTGATGCCCGGAGTCATGATCGTCGAGGCGATGGCCCAACTGGTGGCGGTCGTCTACGTCGCCGAGATCATCGAGTCGGCGGGGTCGGACACCGACTCGTCCGACGTCTCGCGGAACGTCGGCTACCTGGGTTCGATCAGCCGGATGCGCTTCTCCCGGCTCGTCGTGCCCGGGGACCGGCTGACCCTGGAGGCCACGCTCGGTGAACGGCTCGGCGGACTTCGCCGCGTCACCGTCCGCGCGAGCGTCGACCGGGAAACGGCGGCCTCCGGCTCGCTGGTGGTCACCACGGGACGCGGCTGA
- a CDS encoding acyl carrier protein — protein sequence MSVATFDEVRARAQARLEKNMRIKSMIIDRLGLDVEPAVVSDNQPLFGRGLEMDSLDTLEIVVMVNSEYAVLISDDDFEAFGSVNALVDFVEAREARP from the coding sequence GTGTCCGTAGCCACCTTCGACGAAGTCCGCGCCCGCGCACAGGCGCGCCTGGAGAAGAACATGAGGATCAAGTCGATGATCATCGATCGTCTGGGGTTGGACGTGGAGCCGGCCGTCGTCTCGGACAACCAACCGCTCTTCGGGCGGGGCCTGGAGATGGACTCGCTGGACACCCTGGAGATCGTCGTCATGGTCAACAGCGAGTACGCCGTCCTGATCAGTGACGACGACTTCGAGGCGTTCGGCTCCGTCAACGCGTTGGTCGACTTCGTCGAGGCGCGCGAGGCGCGGCCGTGA
- the sbnA gene encoding 2,3-diaminopropionate biosynthesis protein SbnA — protein sequence MSLATRGESAVPAARGPLEPETTATIGDVTATIGDITETIGGTPLVALDRLFPPDRFQVYGKCERFNPGGSIKDRAAKSMLEEAIRTAKVLPGVSTVVESSSGNLGIALAQLCNFHSIDFTCVVDPNATRQNIAIMRAYGARVEVVDPDPVTGQFLPARIARVRALLRDLPDAYWPNQYANECNALAHHHTMREICEALHGAPDYLFLATSTTGTLRGCADYCRENGLTTKVVAVDAVGSVIFGPTGQGDPRHRRLIPGHGAAIVPPLLRPDLADRVIRVGDDDCVRGCRRLLARESILAGGSSGAVVSALERSASWMEPGARCVAVLPDGGDRYLDTIYSDSWVDTHLRSADGRPLHPEQEVNQA from the coding sequence ATGAGCCTGGCAACCCGAGGTGAATCGGCCGTCCCCGCCGCGCGCGGCCCCCTGGAGCCTGAGACCACCGCGACGATCGGCGACGTCACCGCGACGATCGGCGACATCACCGAGACGATCGGCGGGACACCGCTCGTCGCCCTCGACCGACTCTTCCCACCCGACCGCTTCCAGGTGTACGGCAAGTGCGAGCGGTTCAACCCCGGCGGGAGCATCAAGGACCGCGCCGCCAAGTCCATGCTGGAGGAGGCCATCCGGACGGCGAAGGTCCTACCCGGGGTCTCCACGGTCGTCGAGTCGTCCTCCGGAAACCTGGGGATCGCGCTCGCACAACTCTGCAACTTCCACTCGATCGACTTCACCTGCGTGGTGGACCCGAACGCCACCAGGCAGAACATCGCCATCATGCGGGCCTACGGCGCACGGGTCGAAGTCGTCGACCCCGACCCCGTCACGGGCCAGTTCCTCCCGGCCCGCATCGCCAGGGTCCGCGCGCTGCTGCGTGACCTTCCCGACGCCTACTGGCCCAACCAGTACGCCAACGAGTGCAACGCCCTCGCGCACCACCACACGATGCGCGAGATCTGCGAGGCGCTGCACGGCGCACCCGACTACCTCTTCCTCGCCACCAGCACCACCGGCACGCTCAGGGGTTGCGCCGACTACTGCCGGGAGAACGGTCTGACCACCAAGGTGGTGGCGGTCGACGCCGTGGGAAGCGTGATCTTCGGTCCGACCGGTCAGGGGGACCCCCGCCACCGGCGGCTCATCCCCGGGCACGGGGCGGCGATCGTGCCGCCGTTGCTGCGACCCGACCTCGCGGACCGGGTGATCCGGGTCGGCGACGACGACTGCGTGCGCGGCTGTCGTCGACTCCTCGCCCGCGAGTCCATTCTCGCCGGAGGCTCCTCCGGGGCCGTGGTGAGCGCCCTGGAGCGCTCCGCGTCCTGGATGGAACCGGGCGCGAGGTGCGTCGCGGTGCTGCCCGACGGGGGGGACCGCTACCTCGACACCATCTACTCCGACTCCTGGGTGGACACCCACCTCCGGTCCGCCGACGGCCGCCCGCTCCACCCCGAACAGGAAGTGAACCAGGCATGA
- a CDS encoding PLP-dependent aminotransferase family protein — protein sequence MWTEARPSVEMPRLFERGGDLIPFAGGLPDLDVLPVDAISGRLSRLVRLGGKVALQYSTPHVARALVPAIVDLMAREGAGAEADDLIPTSGSQMGLMAAGLALGTPGETVLVQAPVYPGASAAFRTAGLRPRAIPEDAGGLSPDGLRETILQLRRDGHTARLVYCNPTFQNPTGATLPLDRRRELLAVAEELDLLVIEDNPYGLLGFDGETTPALRGIAPERVVYLGTFSKVFAPGLRCGWIAAPTAWVSALRRTAEVMTLSPSALAQATIAAFHTGHGWTELIDRYRARYRERCALMSDALERELGSCEDWTWRRPRGGFYLWLRHRGGLDTARLLATAEERGVSFVPGTHFEVDGGPSDRLRLCFSHVPRERIATGVARLSSALREVAS from the coding sequence ATGTGGACCGAAGCGCGCCCCTCGGTCGAGATGCCGCGGCTGTTCGAGCGCGGAGGGGACCTGATCCCCTTCGCCGGCGGATTGCCCGATCTGGACGTGTTGCCCGTGGACGCGATCTCCGGGCGGCTGTCCCGGCTGGTGCGGCTCGGCGGCAAGGTCGCCCTTCAGTACAGCACGCCACACGTGGCCCGGGCGCTGGTGCCGGCGATCGTCGACCTGATGGCCCGGGAGGGCGCGGGCGCCGAGGCCGACGACCTGATCCCCACCAGCGGTTCGCAGATGGGACTGATGGCGGCGGGGCTGGCGCTGGGGACGCCGGGGGAGACGGTGCTGGTGCAGGCCCCCGTGTACCCCGGGGCATCGGCCGCCTTCCGCACGGCGGGCCTGCGACCGCGCGCGATACCGGAGGACGCGGGAGGCCTGTCGCCGGACGGCCTTAGAGAAACGATTCTTCAACTCCGGCGCGACGGCCACACGGCGCGACTGGTCTACTGCAACCCCACGTTCCAGAACCCGACGGGTGCCACCCTGCCCCTCGACCGGCGTCGCGAACTGCTGGCGGTCGCCGAGGAACTCGACCTGCTGGTGATCGAGGACAATCCGTACGGGCTGCTCGGCTTCGACGGCGAGACCACCCCGGCCCTGCGGGGAATCGCCCCCGAACGCGTCGTCTACCTCGGCACTTTCTCCAAGGTCTTCGCGCCGGGGCTGCGCTGCGGGTGGATCGCCGCGCCGACCGCGTGGGTCTCCGCGCTGCGGCGCACCGCGGAGGTCATGACGCTCTCGCCCTCGGCGCTCGCACAGGCCACCATCGCCGCCTTCCACACCGGACACGGTTGGACCGAGCTGATCGACCGCTACCGTGCCCGCTACCGCGAGCGCTGCGCGCTGATGTCGGACGCCCTGGAGCGCGAGCTCGGCTCGTGCGAGGACTGGACGTGGCGACGGCCCCGGGGCGGCTTCTACCTGTGGCTGCGTCACCGCGGCGGCCTGGACACCGCCCGCCTCCTCGCGACGGCCGAGGAGCGGGGCGTCTCCTTCGTCCCCGGCACCCACTTCGAGGTCGACGGCGGTCCCTCCGATCGCCTGCGGCTCTGCTTCAGCCACGTGCCCAGGGAGCGGATCGCGACGGGCGTCGCCCGGCTGTCCTCCGCCCTGAGGGAGGTGGCGTCATGA
- a CDS encoding lantibiotic dehydratase has protein sequence MTDGVSPARTVDRVDFAPAHPLGDSDWRVWDVGLLRGAGFPVSGLGILGGPRAARSADRVGTDGTEAFHAAYRADSDAESRALADLAADGDFRRAVAWQNRTIYRVLDSVVEGRGSASRRRRRERGIAMYWLRYCAKADMIGFFGPGAWMTVGQGRRAVDVEHGPALTRERHTSFERWAVAALGDWMVAQPGARWWFPPMLRADVHLDGDRLVLAGGRTIRLRDDDARVLGLADGDRSADAIAQETGWDAASARERVEKALARLVRQRVVTWDANIPVDVRAEAVLRRRVAGVGDPTLLARFREVLAELDGLREAIDGSSTAEELAESLDRLDAYFHRTTGRAASREQGKMYAGRTLCYQDSLRDCRMDLGRDFIDGIARPLALVADAADWFGNRLAELVEAEVAGLVRAAAPRSAVGVVTLADVWPRVLNLFWGDHPTPVRVATAELARKWQETLGVDPAAELPTRMRFSVAEIQGRARVAFATGPVRSPHLALHSPDLQIAAPSVAAVNEGSYITVLGELHACLATLDPSSLAWTTDDPPLRDKVNSALGGGRLVPLLPVDWIRNSGRVVPAHVGTTDRLIGFTRAPFDDRARVDPAASITLRESEGTVTATTPDGRERDIAELLGVPISIIAADAFKIGLDRAHAPRVTLDDLVLFRETWRPRLADVGLPEKADAERDYLAVRDWRARASLPDRLFVKFQAETKPYLVDLTSPTLVRSFATTVRAALRQDPEATVVLSEPLPDPDDSWLADSHGERYVSELRLQISRKVSE, from the coding sequence ATGACCGATGGAGTCTCCCCGGCCCGCACGGTCGACCGAGTGGACTTCGCCCCCGCCCATCCGCTGGGCGACAGCGACTGGCGGGTCTGGGACGTCGGGTTGCTGCGCGGTGCCGGCTTCCCCGTGTCCGGCCTGGGAATCCTCGGCGGTCCACGCGCCGCGCGGTCGGCCGATCGGGTCGGGACCGACGGAACGGAGGCCTTCCACGCCGCCTACCGGGCCGACAGCGACGCCGAGTCGCGGGCCTTGGCCGATCTGGCGGCCGACGGCGACTTCCGCCGTGCCGTCGCCTGGCAGAACCGCACGATCTACCGTGTGTTGGACTCGGTCGTCGAGGGACGCGGCAGCGCGAGCAGGCGGCGCCGGCGAGAACGCGGCATCGCCATGTACTGGCTCCGCTACTGCGCCAAGGCCGACATGATCGGGTTCTTCGGCCCCGGCGCGTGGATGACCGTCGGACAGGGCCGGCGCGCCGTGGACGTCGAGCACGGTCCCGCGCTGACGCGGGAGCGCCACACGTCCTTCGAGCGCTGGGCCGTGGCCGCCCTCGGCGACTGGATGGTCGCCCAGCCGGGCGCCCGCTGGTGGTTCCCCCCGATGCTCCGGGCCGACGTGCACCTCGACGGCGACCGGCTCGTCCTGGCGGGCGGGCGGACGATCCGCCTCCGGGACGACGACGCCCGTGTCCTGGGTCTCGCCGACGGAGACCGCAGCGCCGACGCCATCGCCCAGGAGACGGGCTGGGACGCCGCATCGGCGCGGGAACGGGTGGAGAAGGCCCTGGCCAGGCTCGTGCGGCAGCGCGTGGTCACCTGGGACGCCAACATCCCCGTCGACGTCCGCGCCGAGGCGGTGCTGCGCAGGCGCGTGGCGGGTGTCGGCGACCCCACTCTCCTCGCCCGCTTCCGCGAGGTCCTGGCCGAGCTCGACGGGCTGCGCGAGGCCATCGACGGCTCTTCCACCGCGGAGGAGTTGGCCGAGTCCCTCGACCGACTCGACGCCTACTTCCACCGGACCACGGGGCGGGCCGCCTCCCGGGAGCAGGGCAAGATGTACGCCGGGCGCACCCTCTGCTACCAGGACTCCCTGCGGGACTGCCGCATGGACCTGGGGCGCGACTTCATCGACGGCATCGCCCGCCCCCTGGCCCTCGTGGCCGACGCGGCCGACTGGTTCGGCAACCGGCTGGCGGAGCTGGTCGAGGCGGAGGTGGCGGGTCTCGTCCGTGCCGCCGCGCCCCGCTCCGCCGTCGGCGTCGTGACACTCGCCGACGTGTGGCCGCGGGTGCTCAACCTGTTCTGGGGGGACCACCCGACGCCGGTGCGCGTCGCCACCGCCGAGCTGGCCCGCAAGTGGCAGGAGACACTGGGGGTGGACCCGGCGGCGGAACTGCCCACGCGGATGCGGTTCTCGGTGGCGGAGATCCAGGGGCGGGCCCGGGTGGCCTTCGCCACCGGACCGGTGCGCTCCCCTCACCTCGCCCTGCACAGCCCGGACCTGCAGATCGCGGCGCCGTCCGTCGCGGCCGTCAACGAGGGTTCCTACATCACCGTTCTGGGTGAACTCCACGCCTGCCTGGCCACCCTCGACCCGAGCTCGCTGGCCTGGACCACCGACGATCCCCCGCTCCGCGACAAGGTCAACTCCGCCCTTGGTGGCGGGCGCCTGGTGCCGCTCCTGCCCGTGGACTGGATCCGCAACAGCGGGCGGGTGGTGCCCGCGCACGTCGGGACGACCGATCGACTGATCGGCTTCACCCGGGCCCCGTTCGACGACCGTGCCCGGGTGGACCCCGCCGCGTCCATCACTCTGCGCGAGAGCGAGGGCACGGTCACCGCGACCACGCCCGACGGCCGCGAGCGCGACATCGCCGAACTCCTCGGAGTGCCGATCTCGATCATCGCCGCGGACGCCTTCAAGATCGGACTCGACCGGGCGCACGCTCCCCGGGTCACCCTCGACGACCTGGTGCTCTTCCGGGAGACCTGGCGCCCGCGGCTCGCGGACGTCGGCCTGCCGGAGAAGGCGGACGCCGAGCGCGACTACCTGGCCGTCCGCGACTGGCGCGCCCGTGCCTCCCTGCCGGACCGCCTCTTCGTGAAGTTCCAGGCGGAGACCAAGCCCTATCTCGTCGACCTCACCAGCCCGACGTTGGTGCGGTCCTTCGCGACGACCGTCCGCGCCGCCCTCCGGCAGGACCCGGAGGCGACCGTCGTCCTGAGCGAACCTCTGCCGGACCCGGACGACTCCTGGTTGGCGGACTCCCACGGTGAGCGCTACGTCAGCGAACTGCGTCTGCAGATCAGCAGGAAGGTGTCGGAATGA
- the sbnB gene encoding 2,3-diaminopropionate biosynthesis protein SbnB, whose amino-acid sequence MRILNRDDVEAALTGRESAVLEAVRTAYLLHGEGRSRVPFSGFLRPPEPTGSRVISLPAYLGGPEPVMGLKWISSFPGNVDRGLQRASSVQVLNDLDTGYPVALLEASRISASRTAASAALAGAALRGDREARTAALVGCGTINQRVMTFLAVTHPDLETVLLQDVVPERAEVLATQLRRTHPGIRFRTGDVSAALRAATVSVATTDSTYWLDLAAHPDRPEGQVILHLSLRDLAAESVLASHNVVDDIDHAVREQTSLHRAEQLRGSRDFVRTEIASVLEGAVTPPTGGTIVFSPFGLGVLDLAVARSVLDHAVREGLGVEVDGFAPGPHRVTSTLTGETT is encoded by the coding sequence ATGAGGATTCTCAACCGCGACGACGTCGAGGCGGCTCTGACGGGCCGTGAGTCCGCCGTCCTCGAAGCGGTGCGCACCGCCTACCTCCTGCACGGCGAGGGCCGTTCGCGAGTTCCGTTCTCCGGGTTCCTGCGCCCGCCCGAGCCGACCGGCTCCCGCGTCATCTCCCTGCCCGCCTACCTGGGCGGCCCCGAGCCCGTGATGGGCCTGAAGTGGATCTCGTCCTTCCCCGGCAACGTGGACCGGGGGCTGCAACGGGCCTCCTCCGTCCAGGTCCTCAACGACCTGGACACGGGGTACCCGGTCGCGCTGCTGGAGGCGAGCCGGATCTCCGCCTCGCGGACCGCGGCGAGCGCGGCCCTCGCCGGAGCGGCCCTCCGGGGGGATCGGGAGGCCCGTACCGCGGCGCTCGTCGGATGCGGGACGATCAACCAGCGCGTGATGACCTTCCTGGCCGTGACCCATCCGGACCTGGAGACGGTGCTGTTGCAGGACGTCGTCCCGGAGCGCGCCGAGGTGCTCGCCACTCAGCTGCGCCGAACGCACCCGGGCATCCGCTTCCGCACCGGCGACGTCTCCGCCGCGCTTCGCGCCGCCACGGTGAGCGTCGCCACGACCGACTCGACCTACTGGCTCGATCTGGCCGCCCACCCGGACCGCCCGGAGGGTCAGGTGATCCTCCACCTGTCGCTGCGGGATCTCGCCGCGGAATCCGTGCTCGCCTCCCACAACGTGGTCGACGACATCGACCACGCAGTCCGGGAACAGACCTCCCTCCATCGGGCCGAACAGCTGCGCGGGTCAAGGGACTTCGTCCGGACCGAGATCGCCTCCGTCCTGGAGGGGGCCGTTACTCCGCCGACCGGCGGAACCATCGTCTTCTCCCCCTTCGGCCTGGGCGTCCTCGACCTCGCCGTGGCGCGGTCGGTTCTCGACCACGCCGTACGGGAGGGGCTGGGCGTCGAGGTCGACGGATTCGCCCCCGGGCCACACCGAGTCACCTCGACGCTGACGGGGGAGACGACGTGA
- a CDS encoding SDR family NAD(P)-dependent oxidoreductase: MSAVRSPFVEGAKALVTGGSRGIGAAVAVTLAEQGCDVAVNYRSHADKAGEVADRIRGLGRDCLLLRADVSDEAQVTAMYQELRAAWGTLDVAVLNSGVTADGHLAAMSGAKWRQVVDTNLTGSFLTAREATKLMYVGGGAIVLVSSTSGIAGRAGQANYAASKAGVIALGRTLAYEVAARGIRVNVVAPGFVDTDMVKGLSPAHRARAQQDIPMGRMGTPEEVAQAAAFLAGAGASYITGKVLTVDGGMIPV, translated from the coding sequence GTGAGCGCCGTGCGGAGCCCCTTCGTCGAGGGTGCGAAGGCCCTGGTGACCGGCGGATCACGGGGCATCGGCGCCGCCGTCGCCGTGACCCTGGCCGAACAGGGGTGCGACGTGGCCGTCAACTACCGTTCCCACGCCGACAAGGCAGGCGAGGTGGCGGACCGGATCCGGGGCCTCGGCCGGGACTGCCTGCTGCTCCGGGCCGACGTCTCCGACGAGGCGCAGGTCACCGCGATGTACCAGGAGCTGAGGGCCGCCTGGGGAACGCTCGACGTGGCCGTCCTCAACTCCGGAGTGACCGCCGACGGCCACCTGGCCGCCATGAGCGGCGCCAAGTGGCGGCAGGTCGTCGACACCAACCTCACCGGCTCGTTCCTCACCGCGCGCGAGGCGACCAAGCTGATGTACGTCGGCGGCGGGGCGATCGTCCTCGTCTCCTCCACCAGCGGCATCGCCGGTCGCGCGGGGCAGGCCAACTACGCCGCCAGCAAGGCGGGTGTGATCGCCCTCGGCCGGACCCTGGCCTACGAGGTGGCCGCCCGCGGAATCCGGGTGAACGTCGTGGCGCCGGGGTTCGTCGACACCGACATGGTGAAGGGGCTCTCGCCCGCCCATCGGGCCCGGGCCCAGCAGGACATCCCCATGGGGCGCATGGGGACGCCGGAGGAGGTCGCCCAGGCCGCCGCCTTCCTTGCCGGTGCCGGCGCCTCCTACATCACCGGAAAGGTGCTCACCGTCGACGGCGGAATGATCCCCGTCTAG